From a single Actinomyces viscosus genomic region:
- a CDS encoding FTR1 family iron permease: protein MTMVLIVVPLLSALAPRAQAAESATDYDTWTAAAAAVDSELQAAVTQYNNGNTSGAAAGVQRAYNTTYVASNLSRVITDRIGAQRTTDHKTQFDSLRQLAYAAGNGESLSNQATSLSADIAADATQLDGMADLPGPRDYAAQQAATTATERAQLDAKKTNVNEGRGERSWAQVASEMNGLIDQAIKKTQSGDGQGGAELVNKAYYGYYEKLGFEKTVMAVISGDRVSEVENQFKVVRKAMIAKDSSATTQAEHLKDMITQDAGTLDASGGKVNPVRAFFTGSFGQAFLILLREGLEAILVVAAVIAYLIKAGLKDRVRLVYLGLVLGLVASGIVAVLFAVLFNSASSHQEILEGVVALTAMVMLLFTSNWMLSKSSVSSWNAYIKDKTEASVSNGGVWALASLSFLAVFREGAETVMFYQALLTMDRSGGASIWQGFAAGMVVLVVVFLVIRYTSVRIPLRPFFAITSVLMAILVVIFAGGGLHALIEGDVVSGTYVAGWPTYDFLGIYPYRETLVFQVLIAVIVVVLGIISTVRRRRAEQERRLTQEADAVSHEPAEEVAEDSSAE from the coding sequence ATGACCATGGTCCTGATCGTCGTTCCTCTCCTGTCCGCCCTGGCCCCGCGGGCTCAGGCGGCCGAGTCCGCCACCGACTACGACACGTGGACCGCCGCCGCTGCTGCCGTCGACAGTGAGCTTCAGGCAGCCGTCACCCAGTACAACAACGGGAACACCTCCGGTGCCGCAGCAGGTGTCCAACGCGCCTACAACACGACCTACGTGGCCTCCAACCTCTCACGTGTCATCACGGACCGCATTGGTGCCCAGAGGACCACGGATCATAAGACGCAGTTCGACTCCTTGAGACAGCTGGCCTACGCCGCCGGCAACGGGGAGTCCCTGTCCAACCAGGCCACGTCGCTTTCCGCGGACATCGCCGCCGACGCCACCCAGCTCGACGGCATGGCCGATCTTCCCGGTCCTCGTGACTACGCCGCCCAGCAGGCGGCGACCACGGCCACCGAACGCGCCCAGCTCGACGCCAAGAAGACCAATGTCAACGAGGGGCGCGGTGAGCGCAGCTGGGCCCAGGTCGCCTCCGAGATGAATGGTCTCATCGACCAGGCCATCAAGAAGACGCAGTCCGGCGACGGGCAGGGCGGGGCTGAGCTGGTCAACAAGGCCTACTACGGCTACTACGAGAAGCTCGGTTTTGAGAAGACCGTCATGGCGGTCATCTCCGGTGACCGTGTCTCCGAGGTGGAGAACCAGTTCAAGGTGGTTCGCAAGGCCATGATCGCGAAGGACTCGAGCGCGACGACGCAGGCCGAGCACCTCAAGGACATGATCACCCAGGACGCCGGCACCCTTGATGCCAGTGGGGGCAAGGTGAATCCGGTGCGGGCCTTCTTCACCGGATCCTTCGGCCAGGCCTTCCTCATCCTGCTGCGCGAGGGACTCGAGGCGATCCTCGTGGTCGCCGCCGTCATCGCCTACCTCATCAAGGCGGGTCTCAAGGACAGGGTCAGGCTGGTCTACCTGGGGCTCGTCCTGGGACTGGTCGCCTCGGGCATCGTCGCGGTCCTGTTCGCCGTGCTCTTCAACTCCGCCTCCTCCCACCAGGAGATCCTCGAGGGGGTCGTGGCGCTCACGGCCATGGTGATGCTTCTGTTCACCTCCAACTGGATGCTCTCGAAGTCCTCGGTGAGCTCCTGGAACGCCTACATCAAGGACAAGACCGAGGCCTCCGTGTCCAACGGGGGCGTGTGGGCCCTGGCCTCCCTGTCCTTCCTGGCGGTCTTCCGCGAGGGCGCCGAGACGGTGATGTTCTACCAGGCCCTGCTTACCATGGACCGCTCCGGCGGGGCCTCCATCTGGCAGGGATTCGCGGCCGGGATGGTGGTTCTGGTGGTGGTCTTCCTGGTCATCCGCTACACCAGCGTCAGGATCCCGCTGCGCCCCTTCTTCGCGATCACCAGCGTGCTCATGGCGATCCTGGTGGTCATCTTCGCCGGCGGCGGTCTCCACGCACTCATTGAGGGCGACGTCGTCTCGGGCACCTACGTGGCGGGCTGGCCCACCTACGACTTCCTGGGCATCTATCCCTACCGCGAGACGCTCGTGTTCCAGGTGCTGATCGCCGTCATCGTCGTCGTTCTCGGGATCATCTCCACCGTGAGGCGACGCCGGGCCGAGCAGGAGCGCCGGCTGACCCAGGAGGCCGACGCCGTGAGCCATGAGCCGGCTGAGGAGGTAGCCGAAGACTCCAGTGCCGAGTGA
- a CDS encoding ABC transporter permease, whose product MPKESPRRGGRSMTNRRMFLTMLAGATFRRRSRALAAVLSSTVGAATLFCLAAVCLAVPAQMTAQMRQFGANLIVVPVSAEATTPRITEQSAQAAVRAAAQAAGTETGRLRQADYRYETVRINRSPYLLAGINVDDVRRLNGHWSLEGSWPSQGQVLVGKDVAEAASLKVGSTVTAEYLSSDNLSLDNSHQNATSGAGASTTGTGEGADHTGGSGQSGHSGHSGHGGHSGHGGQADSTGSAGQAGGSGSSGGSGDPAVTESAQGTAQWQVAGIVDTGGQEDDIVYATSADVDQLTGTSSVGYDVVEMSVDTSSTTMDDVVAAVESSGGGQLQAEPVSKITSGDTRIITMLNTLFWVVSAVVLGLTLVGVSTTMTVIVSERRNEIGLRKALGASGRSIAAEFYSEAAVLGAIGGVLGTAVGYGLAVAVCRGVFETTLPFNWPLAIASVALTSVVAVAASYSPVRRASRIDPALVLREE is encoded by the coding sequence GTGCCCAAGGAGTCCCCCCGCCGAGGCGGCAGGTCCATGACGAACCGCCGCATGTTCCTCACGATGCTGGCCGGTGCCACGTTCCGGCGCCGGAGCCGGGCCCTGGCCGCCGTGCTCTCCTCCACCGTGGGAGCCGCGACGCTGTTCTGCCTGGCCGCGGTCTGCCTGGCGGTACCGGCCCAGATGACCGCCCAGATGCGTCAGTTCGGTGCCAACCTCATCGTCGTACCCGTCTCGGCCGAGGCGACCACCCCTCGCATCACCGAGCAGTCGGCCCAGGCCGCCGTCCGGGCCGCCGCCCAGGCCGCCGGCACCGAGACGGGCCGGCTGCGGCAGGCCGACTACCGCTACGAGACGGTCCGTATCAACCGCTCGCCCTACCTGCTCGCCGGCATCAACGTCGACGACGTGCGCCGCCTCAACGGGCACTGGTCGCTGGAGGGGTCATGGCCGAGCCAGGGGCAGGTCCTGGTGGGCAAGGACGTCGCCGAGGCCGCCTCCCTCAAGGTGGGCTCAACCGTCACCGCCGAGTACCTCTCCAGCGACAACCTCTCCCTGGACAACTCCCACCAGAACGCCACCTCCGGTGCCGGCGCCTCCACCACCGGCACGGGCGAGGGCGCTGATCACACCGGCGGCTCCGGCCAATCCGGTCATTCCGGTCATTCCGGCCACGGCGGGCACTCCGGGCACGGTGGGCAGGCCGACTCCACGGGCTCCGCCGGTCAGGCGGGCGGCTCCGGAAGCTCAGGCGGGTCCGGCGACCCGGCAGTCACCGAGAGCGCTCAGGGCACCGCCCAGTGGCAGGTTGCCGGAATCGTCGACACCGGGGGCCAGGAGGACGACATCGTCTACGCGACCTCGGCCGACGTCGACCAGCTCACCGGGACGTCATCGGTCGGCTACGACGTCGTCGAGATGTCCGTCGACACCTCGTCGACGACGATGGACGACGTGGTCGCCGCCGTGGAGTCCTCCGGTGGTGGCCAGCTCCAGGCCGAGCCCGTCTCGAAGATCACCTCCGGCGACACCCGGATCATCACGATGCTCAACACCCTGTTCTGGGTGGTCTCCGCCGTCGTCCTGGGACTGACGCTGGTTGGCGTGTCCACCACCATGACCGTCATCGTCTCGGAGAGGCGCAACGAGATCGGCCTGCGCAAGGCCCTGGGGGCCTCGGGACGCTCCATCGCCGCCGAGTTCTACTCCGAGGCCGCCGTCCTGGGAGCCATCGGCGGCGTACTGGGCACCGCCGTCGGGTACGGTCTGGCCGTCGCCGTGTGCCGCGGCGTGTTCGAGACCACCCTGCCGTTCAACTGGCCGCTCGCGATCGCCTCGGTGGCGCTGACGTCGGTGGTGGCCGTGGCGGCCTCCTACTCCCCGGTGCGTCGAGCCTCGCGCATCGATCCCGCTCTCGTCCTCAGGGAGGAATGA
- a CDS encoding TetR/AcrR family transcriptional regulator, with the protein MWERGYSATSPREVRELSGVGQGSMYHYFPTKRDLGLAALRRNCRAQLDSCRTVLEDGVDGDEDPIEVLGAYLDLPRDPLKGCRVGRMAQDRAVVADEGLRQPVADAFKRLHEMLVAVIDAAVSRGQLPPGVDPDRLASTMVAVVQGGYVLAMAQQDRAPYDAACQGALELLRAVTGETDPAPAEGRSASF; encoded by the coding sequence ATGTGGGAACGTGGCTACAGTGCCACGAGCCCTCGGGAGGTTCGTGAGCTCTCCGGTGTCGGGCAGGGAAGCATGTACCACTACTTCCCGACCAAACGAGATCTCGGGCTGGCGGCTCTCCGTCGCAACTGTCGGGCTCAGCTCGATTCCTGCAGGACCGTGCTTGAGGACGGTGTTGATGGTGATGAGGACCCGATTGAGGTTCTCGGAGCCTATCTTGACCTCCCTCGTGACCCGCTCAAGGGATGCCGAGTTGGTCGCATGGCCCAGGACAGGGCGGTGGTAGCCGATGAGGGCCTTCGTCAACCGGTTGCCGATGCCTTTAAACGGCTTCACGAGATGCTGGTCGCCGTCATCGACGCGGCTGTATCGCGGGGGCAGCTGCCCCCAGGGGTCGACCCGGACCGCCTGGCCAGCACCATGGTCGCCGTCGTCCAGGGCGGTTACGTCCTGGCCATGGCCCAGCAGGACCGGGCTCCGTATGACGCGGCCTGCCAGGGCGCTCTTGAGCTGCTTCGTGCGGTAACCGGGGAGACAGACCCGGCCCCTGCCGAAGGTCGGTCCGCTTCCTTCTGA
- a CDS encoding iron transporter, which translates to MRTLKIASAIGAIVLAGTLGLTACSSSGGSDSKASSTASAADDAKGKGFEEYPVGEDKEAEKQINVSVVYFQPIDMEPQGMGLKAADSSFHLEADVTGLEGNTLGYGKGDFVPGLTIDYSITNKDTGQEATSGTFMQMNASDGPHYGANIALPDAGNYQLTLKIHSPAENGWMLHVDKETGVEGRFWTTPIELSWDWQYTPQEW; encoded by the coding sequence ATGCGTACACTCAAGATCGCCAGCGCCATCGGAGCAATCGTCCTGGCCGGCACCCTGGGGCTGACCGCCTGCTCCTCCAGTGGTGGCTCCGACTCCAAGGCCTCTTCCACCGCCTCGGCCGCCGACGACGCCAAGGGCAAGGGCTTCGAGGAGTACCCCGTCGGTGAGGACAAGGAGGCCGAGAAGCAGATCAACGTCTCGGTGGTCTACTTCCAGCCCATCGACATGGAGCCCCAGGGAATGGGGCTCAAGGCCGCTGACTCCTCCTTCCACCTCGAGGCCGACGTCACCGGGCTCGAGGGCAACACCCTGGGATACGGCAAGGGGGACTTCGTTCCCGGGCTGACCATCGACTACTCCATCACCAACAAGGACACCGGTCAGGAGGCCACCAGCGGGACCTTCATGCAGATGAACGCCTCTGACGGCCCCCACTACGGCGCCAACATCGCCCTGCCGGACGCCGGCAACTACCAGCTCACGCTCAAGATCCACAGCCCTGCCGAGAACGGCTGGATGCTCCACGTCGACAAGGAGACCGGCGTTGAAGGTCGCTTCTGGACGACCCCCATCGAGCTGAGCTGGGACTGGCAGTACACTCCCCAGGAGTGGTGA
- a CDS encoding ABC transporter permease, which produces MFFIRLLRRSFLRQLRRRSLIALTVALCASISVSMLGVVLDVGDKLNAELTNYGSNIVVQPRAGAVVDNLYETSKDKEAASFLDEKEVTNIKTIFWAYNIVDLTPRLSGAVKVKGSGSGQGGSEGTDVLAAGAWFNKDVKLSTGESTTLGVSTMRSWWKMEGSWPADDAAEAVVGTKLAKRLGVSRGDTITVTGPQGEESLTVTGIYTSGDKDDQTFYAPLAGIQQVTGHEGQVDEIEVKALTTPENDLSRKAAANPAALSTAEWETWYCTAYASSISYQIEEVVTGAVAKPVRQVAAVEGNVLSKTQVLMILMTALSLVAAALAVASLTTASLVERTGEFALLKAVGASSASINRLILAESAVIGVIGLAIGAAVGSGLAQLIGRVVFHSGITMRPMVYVLVAVLVSAVLLAATASSMRSILRIQPAIALHRR; this is translated from the coding sequence ATGTTCTTCATCCGGCTGCTTCGCCGTTCCTTCCTGCGCCAGCTGCGCCGCCGCTCACTGATCGCCCTGACCGTGGCTCTGTGCGCCTCCATCTCCGTGTCCATGCTCGGCGTCGTCCTCGACGTGGGCGACAAGCTCAACGCCGAGCTGACCAACTACGGCTCCAACATCGTGGTCCAGCCCCGCGCCGGCGCCGTGGTCGACAACCTCTACGAGACGAGCAAGGACAAGGAGGCGGCCTCCTTCCTCGACGAGAAGGAGGTCACCAACATCAAGACGATCTTCTGGGCCTACAACATCGTCGACCTCACCCCCAGGCTGTCGGGTGCCGTCAAGGTCAAGGGCTCCGGCAGCGGTCAGGGGGGCTCGGAGGGGACCGACGTCCTGGCCGCCGGCGCCTGGTTCAACAAGGACGTCAAGCTCTCCACCGGGGAGTCCACCACCCTGGGGGTGTCCACCATGCGCTCGTGGTGGAAGATGGAGGGCTCCTGGCCCGCCGACGACGCCGCCGAGGCGGTGGTCGGCACCAAGCTGGCGAAGCGCCTGGGCGTCTCCCGGGGGGACACGATCACGGTCACCGGGCCCCAGGGCGAGGAGAGCCTCACCGTCACCGGGATCTACACCTCCGGGGACAAGGACGACCAGACCTTCTACGCGCCGCTGGCCGGCATCCAGCAGGTCACCGGGCACGAGGGCCAGGTCGACGAGATCGAGGTCAAGGCACTGACCACCCCCGAGAACGACCTGTCCCGCAAGGCCGCCGCCAACCCGGCGGCCCTGTCCACCGCCGAGTGGGAGACCTGGTACTGCACGGCCTACGCCTCCTCCATCTCCTACCAGATCGAGGAGGTCGTCACCGGCGCCGTGGCCAAGCCGGTCCGTCAGGTCGCCGCGGTGGAGGGCAACGTGCTGTCCAAGACGCAGGTCCTCATGATCCTCATGACCGCGCTGAGCCTGGTGGCCGCGGCTCTGGCCGTGGCCTCCCTGACCACCGCCTCCCTGGTGGAGCGCACCGGCGAGTTCGCCCTCCTCAAGGCGGTGGGGGCCTCGTCGGCCTCCATCAACCGGCTCATCCTGGCCGAGAGCGCCGTGATCGGGGTGATCGGGCTGGCCATCGGGGCCGCGGTGGGCTCCGGGCTGGCCCAGCTCATCGGCAGAGTCGTCTTCCACTCCGGCATCACCATGCGTCCCATGGTCTACGTGCTGGTCGCCGTCCTCGTCTCCGCGGTCCTGCTGGCCGCAACCGCCTCGTCCATGCGCTCGATCCTCAGGATCCAGCCGGCCATCGCCCTGCACCGGAGGTGA
- the gap gene encoding type I glyceraldehyde-3-phosphate dehydrogenase yields MTIRIGINGFGRIGRTYLRAALASGADVEVVAVNDLTDAGTLATLLEWDSVSGHLDGVATDGKDLEVAGRTIRVLSEPDPARIPWGEVGADVVIESTGLFADRDRAAEHLKGGARKVIVSAPAKGDVPTFVLGVNDDLLDVSAADVFSNGSCTTNSLAPLAKVLHSAFGIESGLMTTIHAYTGDQRLHDAPHKDLRRARAAAASIVPTSSGAARAIGLVIPELDGRLTGAALRVPIPVGSVTDLTVVTSRPTTVEEVNAVFREAAAQGPLAGYLQYSEAPIVSQDIVGNPHSSIFDAPLTEVIDGQVKVFGWYDNEWGFSNRLVEFSQRVGEQL; encoded by the coding sequence ATGACTATTCGTATTGGTATCAACGGCTTCGGGCGTATCGGACGCACCTACCTGCGCGCCGCCCTGGCCAGCGGGGCGGACGTTGAGGTCGTCGCCGTCAACGACCTCACCGACGCCGGAACGCTGGCCACGCTTCTGGAGTGGGACTCCGTGTCGGGGCACCTCGACGGCGTCGCGACCGACGGCAAGGACCTTGAGGTCGCCGGACGGACCATCAGGGTCCTCTCCGAGCCGGATCCTGCCAGGATTCCCTGGGGCGAGGTCGGGGCTGACGTCGTCATCGAGTCCACCGGACTCTTCGCCGATCGGGACAGGGCCGCTGAGCACCTCAAGGGAGGCGCCAGGAAGGTCATCGTCTCCGCGCCCGCGAAGGGCGATGTTCCCACCTTCGTCCTGGGTGTGAACGATGACCTGCTGGACGTCTCGGCCGCTGACGTGTTCTCCAACGGGTCGTGCACCACGAACTCCCTGGCACCGCTGGCCAAGGTCCTCCATAGCGCCTTCGGGATCGAGAGCGGTCTCATGACGACGATTCACGCCTACACGGGGGATCAGCGGCTCCACGACGCGCCTCATAAGGACCTGCGACGAGCGCGTGCGGCCGCCGCCTCCATCGTTCCCACGTCCTCGGGAGCCGCTCGGGCCATCGGTCTGGTGATCCCCGAGCTCGACGGGCGCCTGACCGGTGCCGCCCTGCGGGTTCCGATCCCGGTCGGCTCGGTGACCGACCTCACCGTGGTCACGTCCCGTCCGACGACGGTCGAGGAGGTCAACGCCGTCTTCCGCGAGGCCGCCGCTCAGGGGCCGCTCGCCGGCTACCTGCAGTACTCCGAGGCTCCGATCGTCTCCCAGGACATCGTCGGCAACCCGCACTCCTCGATCTTCGATGCGCCGTTGACCGAGGTGATCGACGGTCAGGTGAAGGTCTTCGGCTGGTACGACAACGAGTGGGGCTTCTCCAACCGCCTCGTGGAGTTCTCCCAGAGAGTCGGCGAGCAGCTCTGA
- a CDS encoding FAD:protein FMN transferase: MEHWSFPATGTSWSVRTPRQLQPEARAAIRGYAEDFEAVWSRFRPSSLVRRIADGALGRGPITVELPTADSAMLDLYDRLYSATRGRIDPLAGTDLVELGYDPELSFTVRQGAAERIGALHGRDAWADVVQHAGNRLTVSHPVLLDVGAVGKGFLADRIGEILLSHGVEEFIVDGSGDLLIRSQEPVRVGLEQPGREGHVIGTVEVSHGAVCGSSPHRRSWGEGLHHILDALTGLPVEDVAATWVVAGSCAVADGLATALFCTDPALMAQSFRFECAILSRRGQASVSRGFYDLPGRIFTA, from the coding sequence ATGGAGCACTGGTCCTTCCCCGCCACCGGTACGAGCTGGTCGGTCCGCACTCCACGACAGCTCCAGCCGGAGGCGAGAGCGGCCATCAGAGGCTATGCGGAGGACTTTGAGGCCGTCTGGTCGCGGTTTCGCCCGTCCTCCCTGGTGCGTCGCATCGCCGACGGCGCCCTGGGCCGGGGGCCGATCACGGTGGAGCTCCCCACCGCCGACTCGGCCATGCTCGATCTCTACGACCGCCTCTACAGCGCTACACGCGGACGCATCGACCCCCTGGCCGGGACCGACCTGGTGGAGCTGGGCTACGACCCTGAGCTGAGCTTCACGGTGAGGCAGGGCGCAGCCGAGCGCATCGGGGCGCTGCACGGTCGGGACGCCTGGGCCGACGTCGTCCAGCACGCCGGCAACCGGCTCACCGTGTCGCATCCGGTGCTGCTGGACGTGGGCGCCGTGGGCAAGGGCTTTCTGGCCGACAGGATCGGTGAGATCCTCCTGTCCCACGGGGTCGAGGAGTTCATCGTCGACGGCTCCGGAGACCTGCTCATCCGCAGCCAGGAGCCGGTTCGCGTGGGGCTGGAGCAGCCGGGCCGGGAGGGTCACGTCATCGGCACCGTGGAGGTGTCTCACGGCGCCGTGTGCGGCTCGAGCCCGCACCGGCGGTCCTGGGGCGAGGGGCTGCACCACATCCTTGACGCCCTCACCGGTCTTCCGGTCGAGGACGTGGCGGCGACCTGGGTGGTAGCGGGGTCCTGCGCCGTCGCCGACGGCCTGGCCACGGCCCTGTTCTGCACCGATCCGGCTCTCATGGCCCAGAGCTTCCGCTTCGAGTGCGCCATCCTCTCGCGCCGGGGTCAGGCGTCGGTCTCCCGAGGCTTCTACGACCTTCCCGGCCGGATCTTCACGGCGTGA
- a CDS encoding DUF2318 domain-containing protein, whose product MLERFVSVVGGMAMPFLLLAALAVSLTPQIVNGWPRASRARFAATGVGLAGAGVFATLRATAFLTSRTAVNLPAASALVVADVLLLMVLAVLVVRPAWGYEGRFSPVANTVACLVLALAFFRATPDTILQLSAFIAPGEATFSSEMLLRVLGFLGGWCAVAVLAFIYVRACKGLPRRVTNLAVLGFTVVMTGADILTLMRLLHATHRIVLPLEAFRLVVWATNNMQTMILFLAAAVFLVPLAGLFVTSLRRLPDQPNPAVLRSRRADRRRSRRWVLASALGFSALVLTRTVALAKVNEVPQLSEPEPYTLDQGAGLARVPLSGLADGHLHRYAYAGSEGTEVRFIAILKNGGAYGVGLDACENCGPSGYYEKDGKVICKRCDVAINPATIGFKGGCNPIPVDFEVDGGDLTIATTLLEDSVKVFKR is encoded by the coding sequence ATGCTGGAACGGTTCGTCTCCGTGGTCGGGGGCATGGCCATGCCTTTCCTGCTCCTCGCCGCGCTGGCGGTGAGTCTCACGCCGCAGATCGTCAACGGATGGCCCAGAGCCAGTCGTGCCAGGTTCGCCGCAACCGGCGTCGGGCTGGCCGGTGCGGGGGTCTTCGCCACGCTTCGAGCCACTGCCTTCCTGACCTCGCGCACCGCGGTCAACCTGCCCGCCGCGAGCGCCCTGGTGGTCGCCGACGTCCTGCTGCTCATGGTGCTGGCCGTGCTGGTGGTCAGACCCGCCTGGGGCTACGAGGGACGATTCTCACCGGTGGCCAACACGGTGGCCTGCCTGGTTCTGGCACTGGCCTTCTTCCGGGCGACCCCGGACACCATTCTCCAGCTCTCCGCCTTCATCGCCCCCGGGGAGGCCACCTTCTCCTCCGAGATGCTCCTGCGCGTGCTCGGCTTTCTGGGAGGGTGGTGCGCTGTGGCCGTGCTGGCCTTCATCTACGTGCGCGCCTGCAAGGGGCTCCCGCGGCGCGTCACCAACCTGGCGGTGCTCGGTTTCACCGTCGTCATGACCGGGGCCGACATCCTGACCCTGATGCGCCTGCTGCACGCCACGCACCGCATCGTGCTGCCCCTGGAGGCGTTCCGTCTGGTGGTGTGGGCGACCAACAACATGCAGACCATGATCCTGTTCCTCGCCGCCGCGGTCTTCCTGGTCCCCCTGGCCGGGCTGTTCGTCACCAGCCTGCGGCGTCTGCCGGACCAGCCCAACCCGGCCGTCCTGCGCTCCCGCAGGGCCGATCGACGTCGCAGCCGCCGGTGGGTGCTGGCCTCCGCGCTCGGCTTCAGTGCGCTGGTCCTGACCCGCACCGTCGCCCTGGCCAAGGTCAACGAGGTGCCTCAGCTCTCCGAGCCCGAGCCCTACACCCTCGACCAGGGCGCCGGGCTCGCCCGGGTTCCGCTGTCGGGCCTGGCCGACGGCCACCTTCACCGCTACGCCTACGCCGGCTCTGAGGGGACCGAGGTGCGGTTCATCGCGATCCTCAAGAACGGCGGGGCCTACGGAGTGGGGCTGGACGCCTGCGAGAACTGCGGGCCGTCGGGCTACTACGAGAAGGACGGCAAGGTCATCTGCAAACGCTGCGACGTCGCCATCAACCCGGCCACCATCGGGTTCAAGGGAGGATGCAACCCGATCCCGGTGGACTTCGAGGTCGACGGCGGGGACCTGACCATCGCCACGACCCTGCTGGAGGACTCCGTGAAGGTGTTCAAGCGGTGA